A window from Pseudomonas sp. MRSN 12121 encodes these proteins:
- a CDS encoding amidohydrolase — translation MRDLSALPNLNVALIQTSLVWHDRQANLEHFELLLEQARGADLIILPEMFTTGFSMESETLAEAENGPTSKWLRNQAARLGAVITGSVIIQAADGSHRNRLLWARPDGELWHYDKRHLFRMAGEHDHYTPGERQVQFELKGWRIRPLICYDLRFPVWSRDPRDTDLLLYTANWPGARRQHWNRLLPARAIENLCYVAAVNRVGTDGKGFAYTGDSQVLDFQGETLLGAGEADGVFHVSLDAAELAAYRARFPAYLDADTFEFTQA, via the coding sequence ATGCGTGATCTGAGTGCTTTGCCCAATCTGAATGTGGCGCTGATCCAGACTTCTCTGGTCTGGCATGACCGTCAGGCCAACCTCGAGCATTTCGAGCTGCTGCTCGAGCAGGCCCGCGGAGCTGACCTGATCATCCTGCCGGAGATGTTCACCACCGGATTTTCCATGGAATCCGAAACCCTCGCCGAGGCGGAAAACGGGCCGACCAGCAAATGGTTGCGCAATCAGGCCGCGCGGCTCGGGGCGGTGATCACCGGCAGCGTGATTATCCAGGCTGCCGACGGCAGCCACCGCAACCGTCTGTTATGGGCGCGCCCCGATGGCGAGCTCTGGCATTACGACAAGCGCCATCTGTTCCGCATGGCGGGGGAGCACGATCACTACACGCCGGGCGAGCGCCAGGTGCAGTTCGAGCTCAAGGGTTGGCGTATCCGGCCATTGATCTGCTACGACCTGCGCTTCCCGGTGTGGAGCCGCGATCCCCGGGACACCGATTTGCTGTTGTATACGGCCAATTGGCCGGGAGCGCGGCGCCAGCACTGGAATCGCCTGTTGCCAGCCAGGGCCATCGAAAACCTGTGCTATGTGGCGGCGGTCAATCGCGTGGGGACCGATGGCAAGGGGTTTGCCTACACCGGCGATAGCCAGGTGCTGGACTTCCAGGGCGAGACCTTGCTGGGGGCCGGCGAGGCCGACGGGGTATTCCATGTCAGCCTGGATGCGGCGGAGCTGGCTGCCTATCGGGCGCGTTTTCCGGCCTACCTGGATGCGGACACCTTCGAATTCACCCAGGCTTAA
- a CDS encoding pyridoxal phosphate-dependent aminotransferase produces the protein MITSKLPNVGTTIFTQMSQLAVETGALNLSQGFPDFDGPQALRDAVARHIASGHNQYAPMTGLPALRQQVAAKIARSYGVQVNADTEVTITPGATQAIFCAIQAVIQPGDEVIVFDPCYDSYEPSVELAGGRCVHVQLGLDDFAIDWQKLGEALSPRTRMIILNAPHNPSGALISRAELDQLAALIRDRDIYLVSDEVYEHLVFDGTPHVSVLAHEELYQRAFVVSSFGKTYHVTGWKTGYVVAPPALSAELRKVHQYVSFCGVTPLQYALADYMAEHPEHVEELPAFYQAKRDLFCDLLAPSRFSFTRVAGTYFQLVDYSRIRPDLNDVEMAIWMTREHGVATIPVSVFYREPPQGQRLVRLCFAKREETLRQAAEKLCVI, from the coding sequence ATGATCACCAGTAAGCTGCCGAATGTCGGCACCACCATCTTTACGCAAATGTCACAGCTCGCGGTGGAAACCGGCGCGCTGAATCTGTCCCAGGGTTTTCCCGACTTCGATGGTCCGCAGGCCTTGCGTGATGCTGTGGCCCGGCATATCGCCAGCGGCCATAACCAGTACGCGCCGATGACCGGACTACCGGCCTTGCGCCAGCAGGTAGCGGCCAAGATCGCCCGCAGTTATGGCGTGCAGGTGAATGCCGATACCGAGGTGACCATTACCCCCGGCGCTACCCAGGCCATCTTTTGTGCGATCCAGGCGGTGATCCAGCCTGGCGATGAAGTGATTGTCTTCGATCCCTGCTACGACAGTTATGAGCCCTCGGTCGAGCTCGCCGGCGGGCGCTGCGTGCATGTGCAGCTGGGCCTGGACGATTTCGCCATCGACTGGCAGAAGCTCGGCGAAGCGCTGAGTCCGCGGACCCGGATGATCATCCTCAATGCGCCGCACAATCCCAGTGGCGCGCTGATCAGCCGTGCCGAACTGGACCAGTTGGCCGCGCTGATTCGCGACCGGGACATCTATCTGGTCAGCGACGAGGTTTATGAACACCTGGTGTTCGACGGCACCCCGCACGTCAGCGTGCTGGCCCACGAGGAGCTCTACCAGCGGGCATTCGTAGTCAGTTCCTTTGGCAAGACCTATCACGTGACCGGTTGGAAGACCGGCTATGTGGTCGCTCCGCCGGCCCTGAGCGCGGAACTGCGCAAGGTGCATCAATATGTCAGCTTCTGTGGCGTGACGCCTTTGCAGTACGCTCTGGCGGACTACATGGCCGAACACCCGGAACATGTCGAGGAGCTGCCCGCTTTCTACCAGGCCAAGCGCGACCTGTTCTGCGATTTGCTGGCACCTTCTCGGTTCAGCTTTACCCGGGTGGCCGGCACCTATTTTCAACTGGTGGACTATTCGCGGATCCGCCCGGACCTGAATGATGTCGAAATGGCGATATGGATGACCCGTGAGCACGGTGTCGCCACCATTCCGGTGTCGGTGTTCTATCGCGAGCCACCGCAAGGCCAGCGCCTGGTACGGCTATGCTTCGCCAAGCGCGAGGAGACGCTGCGCCAGGCAGCGGAGAAACTATGCGTGATCTGA
- the der gene encoding ribosome biogenesis GTPase Der: MVPVIALVGRPNVGKSTLFNRLTRTRDAIVGDLSGLTRDRQYGEAKWQGRTYILIDTGGISGDEHGMDEKMAEQSLLAIEEADVVLFLVDAKAGFTAADQMIGEHLRKRNKTSFVIANKVDNIDPDMARAEFAPLGMGDAIPIAGAHGRGISQMLEIALGEFPKDDADEPEEGEEEVVAEGEEAKRIPGPSEKDGIKIAIIGRPNVGKSTLVNRMLGEDRVIVYDQPGTTRDSIYIPFERNDEKYTLIDTAGVRKRGKIHEEVEKFSVVKTLQAIKDANVVIFVMDAREGVVDHDLNLLGFALEAGRALVIALNKWDGMDPRERDYVKTELERRLFFVDFADIHFISALHGTGVGNLYQSVQNSFKSAVTRWPTSRLTQILEDAVSEHAPPMVNNRRIKLRYAHLGGANPPLIVIHGNQVEKVPKSYVRYLENTYRRVLKLVGTPIRIEFKGGDNPYEGNKNTLTDRQVNKKRRLMSHHKKAEKKRRDKR, translated from the coding sequence ATGGTTCCCGTAATCGCCCTGGTGGGCCGACCGAACGTCGGCAAGTCCACCTTGTTCAACCGCCTGACTCGGACTCGCGACGCCATTGTCGGCGACTTGTCCGGTCTGACCCGTGATCGCCAATACGGTGAGGCCAAGTGGCAAGGGCGTACCTATATTCTGATCGACACCGGCGGTATTTCCGGTGACGAGCATGGCATGGACGAAAAGATGGCCGAGCAGTCGCTGCTGGCCATCGAAGAAGCCGATGTCGTTCTGTTCCTGGTCGATGCCAAGGCCGGTTTTACCGCTGCTGACCAGATGATCGGCGAGCACTTGCGCAAACGTAACAAGACCTCGTTCGTGATCGCCAACAAGGTCGACAATATCGACCCGGACATGGCCCGGGCCGAGTTCGCCCCCCTGGGCATGGGCGACGCGATCCCGATCGCCGGTGCCCATGGCCGCGGTATCTCGCAGATGCTGGAAATCGCCCTGGGCGAGTTCCCTAAGGATGACGCGGACGAGCCGGAAGAGGGTGAGGAAGAGGTCGTTGCCGAAGGCGAGGAAGCCAAGCGCATTCCCGGGCCGAGCGAGAAGGACGGTATCAAGATCGCCATCATCGGTCGTCCGAACGTGGGCAAGTCCACGCTGGTCAACCGCATGCTCGGCGAAGACCGGGTCATCGTCTACGACCAGCCTGGCACCACCCGCGACAGCATCTACATCCCCTTCGAGCGTAACGACGAGAAGTACACGCTGATCGACACGGCCGGTGTGCGCAAGCGCGGCAAGATCCACGAGGAAGTCGAAAAGTTCTCGGTGGTCAAGACCCTGCAGGCGATCAAGGACGCCAACGTGGTGATCTTCGTCATGGACGCCCGCGAAGGTGTGGTGGACCACGACCTGAACCTGCTGGGCTTCGCCCTGGAAGCCGGTCGCGCCCTGGTCATCGCCTTGAACAAATGGGACGGCATGGACCCGCGCGAGCGCGACTATGTGAAGACCGAGCTGGAACGCCGGCTGTTCTTCGTCGACTTCGCCGACATCCACTTCATTTCGGCGCTGCACGGTACTGGCGTCGGCAACCTCTACCAGTCGGTGCAGAACTCCTTCAAGTCCGCGGTTACCCGCTGGCCGACCAGCCGCCTGACGCAGATTCTCGAAGACGCCGTAAGCGAACACGCGCCGCCGATGGTCAACAACCGTCGCATCAAGCTGCGTTACGCTCACTTGGGCGGCGCCAACCCGCCGCTGATCGTGATCCACGGGAACCAGGTCGAGAAGGTGCCGAAGTCTTATGTGCGCTACCTGGAAAACACCTATCGCCGAGTCCTGAAGCTGGTCGGTACGCCGATCCGTATCGAATTCAAAGGTGGCGACAACCCGTACGAAGGCAACAAGAACACGCTCACCGACCGTCAGGTCAACAAGAAGCGGCGTCTAATGTCGCACCACAAGAAGGCCGAGAAGAAGCGCCGGGACAAGCGCTGA
- the bamB gene encoding outer membrane protein assembly factor BamB, with the protein MRDVIRWKHAALLALAVLAAGCSSNSKKELPPAELVDFKEEVVLQKQWSRSIGDGQGETYNMLVPAIDGSSIYAADVTGVVEALDRMNGDVKWKQDLELPVSGAVGVGYGLVMIGTLKGEVVALDASNGEEKWRARVTSEVLAPPSTNGDVVVVQTQDDRVIGLDAATGNQMWVYDSTPAVLTLRGTSAPITTNRLAVAGLSTGKVVALDIRNGVPVWEQRVAIPQGRSELDRVVDIDGGLLLSGGTLYVASYQGRVAALDLESGRPLWQRDASSYAGVAQGFGSVYVSLSSGTVESVDERSTTALWSNDSLARRQLSAPEVFSSYVAVGDLEGYLHLLSQVDGRFVGRERIDSDGLRARPLVVGNMIYVYGNSGKLEALTIK; encoded by the coding sequence ATGCGTGACGTGATCCGTTGGAAACATGCAGCATTGCTGGCCCTGGCCGTTCTGGCGGCGGGTTGCAGCAGCAACAGCAAGAAAGAATTGCCACCGGCTGAACTGGTCGACTTCAAAGAAGAAGTGGTCCTGCAGAAGCAGTGGAGCCGTTCGATCGGTGACGGTCAGGGCGAGACCTACAACATGCTGGTTCCGGCGATCGACGGCAGCTCCATCTATGCCGCTGACGTGACGGGCGTGGTAGAGGCGCTGGATCGCATGAACGGCGACGTCAAATGGAAACAGGATCTGGAGTTGCCAGTATCCGGTGCCGTTGGCGTGGGTTATGGCCTGGTCATGATCGGCACCCTGAAAGGTGAAGTCGTCGCTCTGGATGCGTCCAATGGCGAAGAGAAGTGGCGTGCGCGGGTGACCAGCGAGGTCCTGGCGCCACCGTCCACCAATGGTGACGTGGTTGTGGTCCAGACCCAGGATGACCGTGTGATCGGCCTCGATGCCGCCACCGGCAACCAGATGTGGGTCTACGACAGCACCCCGGCGGTACTGACCCTGCGCGGCACCAGTGCGCCAATCACCACCAACCGCCTGGCGGTGGCCGGCCTGTCGACCGGTAAAGTGGTTGCCCTGGATATCCGCAACGGCGTGCCGGTGTGGGAGCAGCGTGTGGCTATTCCGCAAGGTCGTTCCGAGCTGGACCGGGTGGTCGACATCGATGGCGGCCTGCTGCTGTCCGGCGGCACCCTGTATGTCGCCAGCTACCAGGGTCGCGTCGCGGCGCTGGACCTGGAAAGCGGTCGCCCGCTCTGGCAGCGTGATGCTTCCAGCTACGCCGGTGTCGCTCAAGGTTTCGGCAGCGTCTATGTGAGCCTGTCCTCCGGCACGGTCGAAAGCGTCGACGAGCGTTCCACCACTGCCCTGTGGAGCAACGACTCGCTGGCTCGCCGCCAACTGTCGGCTCCGGAAGTCTTCTCCAGCTATGTGGCGGTAGGCGACCTGGAAGGTTACCTGCACCTGCTGAGCCAGGTGGATGGCCGTTTCGTCGGTCGTGAGCGTATCGACAGCGACGGCCTGCGCGCTCGTCCGCTGGTGGTGGGCAACATGATTTATGTGTATGGCAACAGCGGCAAACTGGAAGCCCTGACCATCAAGTAA
- a CDS encoding tetratricopeptide repeat protein, with the protein MSSTEDEQLADLKDWWSRNGKPLVTGGLLALVIVFGWQAWHKYQSNQSQGASMLYQQLLETTLTPDGKPDAARVADLAGKLNSEFGGTAYAQYGSLFVAKVAVDTGRLDDAANELKAIADKPVNPTLGEIARQRLAQVLAAQNKADEGLKLLEGDTDKAFLATREELKGDLLVQLGRTDEAHAAYEKAKAALSDEAAVGGLQIKLDDLAKGDA; encoded by the coding sequence GTGTCGAGTACCGAAGATGAACAGCTGGCGGATTTGAAAGACTGGTGGTCGCGTAACGGCAAGCCTCTGGTTACCGGCGGCCTGTTGGCGCTGGTCATCGTGTTCGGCTGGCAGGCCTGGCACAAGTATCAGAGCAATCAGTCGCAAGGCGCCTCGATGCTCTACCAGCAATTGCTGGAAACCACACTGACGCCTGACGGCAAGCCCGATGCAGCCCGCGTGGCGGACCTGGCCGGCAAGCTCAACAGCGAGTTCGGCGGTACGGCCTATGCCCAGTACGGCAGCCTGTTCGTCGCCAAGGTGGCGGTCGATACCGGCAGGCTGGACGACGCGGCCAACGAGCTCAAAGCCATCGCCGACAAGCCGGTCAACCCGACGCTGGGCGAGATCGCCCGCCAGCGCCTGGCCCAGGTGCTGGCGGCGCAGAACAAGGCCGACGAAGGCCTGAAACTGCTCGAGGGGGATACCGACAAGGCTTTCCTGGCCACTCGCGAAGAGCTCAAGGGGGACCTGCTGGTCCAACTGGGGCGGACCGACGAAGCCCATGCTGCATACGAAAAAGCCAAGGCTGCACTGTCCGACGAAGCGGCGGTCGGTGGCCTGCAAATCAAGCTGGACGACCTGGCCAAAGGGGATGCGTGA
- the hisS gene encoding histidine--tRNA ligase, whose translation MSKSLQAIRGMNDILPEQTPLWRYFEGTVARLLDNYGYKQIRMPIVEFTELFKRSIGEVTDIVEKEMYTFDDRNGDSLTLRPEGTAACVRAVLEHGITGGGQVQKLWYIGPMFRHERPQKGRYRQFHQIGCEVFNLDGPDIDAELIVLTWRLWGELGIRDAVKLELNSLGTAEARARYRDALVEFLSARMDKLDEDSQRRLKTNPLRVLDTKNPDTQAVLVDAPKLADYLDEESRLHFEGLKARLDAAGIPYVINPKLVRGLDYYSKTVFEWVTDKLGAQGTVCAGGRYDGLVEQMGGKPTPGVGFAMGIERLVLLLETLEQVPEEISRQVDVYLCAFGEAAELAALALSERVRDQLPNLRLQINAGAGSFKSQFKKADKSGALYALILGDDELAQQVVGFKPLRGQGEQQSIAWDALAAHLATCVVQG comes from the coding sequence GTGAGCAAGTCTCTCCAAGCCATTCGTGGCATGAACGACATCCTGCCCGAGCAGACGCCCCTGTGGCGCTATTTCGAAGGCACTGTTGCGCGGCTGCTGGATAACTACGGTTACAAGCAGATCCGTATGCCGATCGTCGAATTCACCGAGCTGTTCAAGCGCTCCATCGGTGAAGTGACCGACATCGTCGAAAAAGAGATGTACACCTTCGACGACCGTAACGGCGACTCCCTGACCCTGCGTCCGGAAGGCACCGCCGCTTGCGTACGCGCGGTGCTCGAGCACGGCATCACTGGCGGTGGCCAGGTGCAGAAGCTCTGGTACATCGGCCCGATGTTCCGCCACGAACGCCCTCAGAAAGGCCGTTATCGCCAGTTCCACCAGATTGGTTGCGAAGTCTTCAACCTCGATGGTCCGGATATCGACGCCGAGCTGATCGTGCTGACCTGGCGCCTGTGGGGCGAGCTGGGCATCCGTGATGCGGTCAAGCTCGAACTGAACAGCCTGGGAACCGCCGAGGCTCGTGCCCGCTATCGCGATGCGCTGGTGGAATTCCTGTCGGCGCGCATGGACAAGCTGGATGAAGACAGCCAGCGCCGCCTGAAGACCAATCCGCTGCGCGTACTCGACACCAAGAACCCGGACACCCAGGCAGTATTGGTGGACGCGCCCAAGCTGGCCGACTACCTGGACGAAGAGTCCCGCCTGCACTTCGAGGGCCTCAAGGCCCGCCTGGATGCCGCCGGCATTCCTTACGTGATCAACCCGAAGCTGGTTCGCGGGCTGGATTACTACAGCAAGACCGTTTTCGAATGGGTGACCGACAAGCTCGGTGCCCAGGGCACGGTCTGCGCTGGTGGCCGCTATGACGGCCTGGTCGAGCAGATGGGCGGCAAGCCTACTCCGGGCGTCGGTTTCGCCATGGGGATCGAGCGCCTGGTATTGCTGCTGGAAACCCTGGAGCAGGTTCCTGAAGAGATCTCGCGCCAGGTCGACGTTTACCTCTGCGCCTTCGGGGAGGCTGCCGAACTGGCTGCCCTGGCGTTGAGTGAGCGTGTTCGTGACCAGTTGCCGAACCTGCGCCTGCAGATCAATGCCGGTGCCGGCAGCTTCAAGAGTCAGTTCAAGAAAGCCGACAAGAGCGGTGCGTTGTATGCACTGATCCTCGGCGACGATGAATTGGCCCAGCAAGTGGTAGGTTTCAAGCCCCTGCGTGGCCAGGGCGAACAACAAAGCATTGCCTGGGATGCGCTCGCTGCACACCTGGCCACCTGCGTCGTGCAGGGTTGA
- the ispG gene encoding flavodoxin-dependent (E)-4-hydroxy-3-methylbut-2-enyl-diphosphate synthase — protein MHGESPIKRRESRKIWVGSVPVGGDAPIAVQSMTNSDTNDVAATVAQINRLEAAGVDIVRVSVPDMDAAEAFGRIKQQVKVPLVADIHFDYKIALRVAELGVDCLRINPGNIGREDRVRAVVDAARDRGIPIRIGVNAGSLEKDLQKKYGEPTPAALVESALRHVEHLERLNFQDFKVSVKASDVFMAVEAYRLLAKEIVQPLHLGITEAGGLRSGTVKSAVGLGMLLAEGIGDTIRISLAADPVEEVKVGYDILKSLHLRSRGINFIACPSCSRQNFDVVKTMNELEGRLEDLLVPLDVAVIGCVVNGPGEAKEAHIGLTGGTPNLIYIDGKPSQKLTNDNLVDELEKLIREKAAEKVEAEAALIARG, from the coding sequence ATGCACGGCGAATCTCCAATCAAGCGTCGCGAGTCCCGCAAGATCTGGGTCGGCTCGGTACCAGTGGGTGGTGATGCCCCCATTGCCGTACAGAGCATGACCAACAGCGATACCAACGATGTGGCGGCCACCGTCGCCCAGATCAATCGTCTGGAGGCTGCCGGTGTGGACATCGTGCGAGTTTCCGTGCCGGACATGGATGCGGCCGAGGCTTTCGGTCGTATCAAGCAACAGGTCAAGGTGCCCTTGGTCGCCGATATCCATTTCGACTACAAGATCGCCTTGCGCGTGGCCGAACTGGGCGTCGACTGCCTGCGGATCAACCCCGGCAACATCGGTCGTGAAGACCGTGTGAGGGCGGTGGTGGATGCGGCCCGTGATCGAGGGATCCCGATCCGTATCGGCGTCAACGCCGGTTCCCTGGAAAAAGACCTGCAGAAAAAATACGGCGAGCCTACCCCGGCCGCGCTGGTGGAGTCGGCTCTGCGCCATGTCGAGCACCTCGAACGCCTGAATTTCCAGGACTTCAAGGTCAGTGTGAAGGCGTCCGACGTGTTCATGGCCGTCGAAGCCTACCGCCTGCTGGCCAAGGAAATCGTCCAGCCGCTGCACCTGGGGATCACTGAAGCCGGTGGTTTGCGTTCAGGCACGGTGAAATCCGCCGTGGGCCTCGGTATGCTGCTGGCCGAAGGGATTGGCGATACTATTCGCATCTCGTTGGCGGCCGACCCGGTCGAGGAAGTGAAAGTCGGCTACGACATTCTCAAGTCCCTGCATCTGCGTTCCCGTGGCATCAACTTCATCGCCTGCCCGAGCTGCTCGCGGCAGAACTTCGATGTGGTCAAGACCATGAACGAACTGGAAGGCCGTCTCGAGGATCTGCTGGTGCCGCTGGACGTAGCGGTCATCGGTTGTGTGGTCAATGGCCCGGGTGAAGCCAAAGAGGCGCATATCGGCCTGACCGGCGGGACACCGAACCTGATTTACATCGACGGCAAGCCGTCGCAGAAACTGACGAATGACAATCTTGTGGATGAGCTGGAAAAGCTGATCCGTGAGAAGGCGGCTGAAAAGGTCGAAGCCGAAGCAGCGCTGATCGCTCGCGGCTGA
- a CDS encoding RodZ family helix-turn-helix domain-containing protein, whose protein sequence is MKAAHPEVLAATRVNPGETLRQARESNGWALADVALKLNLTATSLSNLEAGAFDKLPGHTFARGYIRAYAKLLGMDQAVLVQAFDQYTGTDSQGSNVHSLGRIEEPVRVSHTILRIVSLLLLIAVIGGGFVWWQDQTSLRTKELVGLNQEHVEVEGADGTTQIHPIDEPEDQAVVEGQAEGETPVQSDAPVAPGQVQTDATAVAPSAPAATPAAPTSGPVLVAPVAPAATVPVAPAAPVVAAAAAPATPTAPAAAPVAGAGQVQIQFTADCWTQITDGSGKVLLSGLKRKGETADVSGKPPFAVRLGYARGAQVSYNGQAVDVAPFTSGETARLKLGQ, encoded by the coding sequence ATGAAAGCGGCGCATCCCGAAGTTCTAGCAGCGACTCGCGTAAACCCCGGTGAGACCCTGCGTCAGGCCCGCGAAAGCAATGGTTGGGCCTTGGCTGACGTGGCCCTCAAGCTCAATCTCACCGCTACCTCGTTGAGCAACCTGGAAGCAGGCGCTTTTGACAAGCTGCCGGGACACACCTTCGCCCGGGGGTATATCCGTGCCTACGCCAAGTTGCTGGGGATGGATCAGGCCGTTCTGGTCCAGGCGTTCGACCAATACACCGGCACCGACTCCCAAGGCAGCAATGTGCATAGCCTGGGTCGCATCGAAGAGCCGGTGCGGGTATCGCATACCATTTTGCGCATCGTCAGCCTGTTGCTGCTGATTGCGGTCATCGGCGGCGGCTTTGTCTGGTGGCAGGATCAAACCTCCTTGCGTACCAAGGAGCTGGTCGGCCTCAATCAGGAACACGTCGAGGTCGAAGGCGCCGACGGCACCACGCAGATTCATCCGATCGACGAACCGGAAGACCAGGCGGTCGTGGAAGGCCAGGCCGAGGGCGAAACCCCGGTACAGAGCGATGCTCCTGTTGCTCCAGGCCAGGTGCAGACGGATGCGACGGCTGTCGCTCCGAGCGCTCCAGCTGCCACGCCTGCCGCTCCGACTTCGGGGCCGGTACTCGTGGCTCCTGTTGCCCCGGCCGCGACTGTTCCGGTTGCGCCGGCTGCTCCAGTGGTGGCGGCCGCTGCCGCTCCGGCAACGCCAACCGCACCCGCCGCGGCTCCGGTCGCCGGCGCCGGCCAGGTACAGATTCAATTCACAGCCGATTGCTGGACCCAGATCACCGATGGCAGCGGCAAGGTGCTGTTGAGTGGTCTGAAGCGCAAGGGCGAAACCGCCGACGTATCCGGCAAGCCGCCTTTTGCCGTGCGCCTGGGTTACGCCCGTGGTGCGCAGGTCAGCTACAACGGACAAGCGGTCGATGTGGCTCCGTTCACCAGTGGCGAGACTGCTCGCCTGAAGTTAGGTCAATAA
- the pilW gene encoding type IV pilus biogenesis/stability protein PilW, producing the protein MTLRVALLLLFVSLSAGCVLSGDFNPMKTSKGRDEAREAYVQLGLGYLQQGMTERAKVPLKKALELDESDADANAALALVFQAEMEPELADQHYRKALASRPSDARILNNYGSFLFEEKRYKDAYQRFEQAAADTLYPERSRVFENLGMTAAVLGERDLARQHLEKALRLNRQQPRALLEMAELSFEDRHYVPARDYYDRFSLLSEQNARSLLLGVRLATVFEDRDKVASYGLQLKRLYPGTPEYQQYLSEQ; encoded by the coding sequence ATGACCTTGCGCGTCGCGCTGCTTCTGCTTTTTGTCAGCCTGTCGGCTGGCTGTGTTCTTTCGGGGGATTTCAACCCGATGAAGACAAGCAAGGGGCGGGACGAGGCGCGTGAGGCTTATGTCCAGCTGGGCCTGGGGTATCTGCAGCAAGGCATGACCGAACGGGCGAAGGTGCCGCTGAAAAAGGCCCTGGAGCTGGACGAGTCGGATGCCGACGCCAATGCCGCCCTGGCGCTGGTGTTCCAGGCCGAGATGGAGCCCGAGCTGGCTGACCAGCATTATCGCAAGGCCCTGGCTTCTCGCCCCTCCGATGCCCGTATCCTGAACAACTACGGCAGTTTCCTCTTTGAGGAAAAACGTTACAAAGATGCTTATCAGCGCTTTGAACAGGCGGCTGCTGATACCCTGTACCCCGAGCGATCCCGGGTGTTCGAGAACCTTGGCATGACTGCCGCGGTACTGGGAGAGCGTGACCTGGCCCGCCAGCATCTGGAAAAAGCCTTGCGCCTGAACCGCCAGCAGCCACGAGCGTTGCTGGAAATGGCTGAGTTGTCCTTCGAAGACAGGCATTATGTGCCCGCACGCGACTATTACGATCGTTTTAGCCTGCTGAGCGAGCAAAATGCACGTAGTCTATTGCTCGGCGTTCGGCTGGCAACGGTGTTCGAAGATCGCGACAAGGTCGCCAGTTACGGCCTGCAATTAAAACGACTCTATCCCGGTACGCCGGAATATCAGCAATACCTGTCGGAGCAATGA
- the rlmN gene encoding 23S rRNA (adenine(2503)-C(2))-methyltransferase RlmN — translation MTTSTGKTNLLGLTQPEMEKFFDSIGEKRFRAGQVMKWIHHFGVDDFDAMTNVGKALREKLKAVAEIRGPEVVSEDISSDGTRKWVVRVASGSCVETVYIPQGKRGTLCVSSQAGCALDCSFCSTGKQGFNSNLTAAEVIGQVWIANKSFGSVPATVDRAITNVVMMGMGEPLLNFDNVISAMRLMMDDLGYGISKRRVTLSTSGVVPMIDELAKHIDVSLALSLHAPNDALRNQLVPINKKYPLKMLLESCQRYMSALGEKRVLTIEYTLLKDVNDKVEHAVEMIELLKDVPCKINLIPFNPFPHSGYERPSNNAIRRFQDQLHHAGFNVTVRTTRGEDIDAACGQLVGQVLDRTRRSERYIAVRELSVDADMPQSAANRT, via the coding sequence ATGACTACATCGACTGGCAAAACTAACCTGTTGGGTCTGACTCAACCGGAAATGGAAAAATTCTTCGACTCAATCGGGGAGAAGCGTTTCCGTGCCGGTCAGGTAATGAAATGGATTCACCACTTTGGGGTCGATGATTTCGACGCCATGACGAACGTCGGCAAGGCCTTGCGCGAAAAGCTCAAGGCCGTTGCCGAAATTCGCGGTCCGGAAGTGGTCAGCGAGGACATCTCCAGCGACGGCACCCGCAAATGGGTGGTGCGCGTGGCGTCCGGCAGCTGCGTCGAGACCGTTTACATTCCCCAGGGCAAGCGCGGCACCTTGTGCGTTTCGTCCCAGGCAGGCTGTGCCCTGGATTGCAGTTTCTGCTCCACCGGCAAGCAAGGCTTCAACAGCAACCTCACCGCCGCCGAAGTCATCGGCCAGGTGTGGATTGCCAACAAATCCTTTGGCAGCGTCCCGGCGACCGTCGACCGTGCCATCACCAACGTGGTGATGATGGGCATGGGTGAGCCGCTGCTGAACTTCGACAACGTCATCTCGGCCATGCGCCTGATGATGGACGACCTGGGCTACGGCATTTCCAAGCGCCGCGTGACCCTGTCGACCTCCGGCGTGGTGCCGATGATCGATGAGCTGGCCAAGCACATCGACGTCTCCCTGGCGTTGTCCCTGCACGCACCGAACGATGCGTTGCGTAACCAGCTGGTGCCGATCAACAAGAAGTACCCGCTGAAGATGCTGCTCGAATCCTGCCAGCGCTATATGTCGGCGCTGGGCGAGAAACGTGTGCTGACGATTGAGTACACCCTGCTCAAGGACGTCAATGATAAGGTCGAACACGCTGTCGAAATGATCGAGTTGCTCAAGGACGTTCCTTGCAAGATCAACCTGATCCCGTTCAATCCGTTCCCGCATTCCGGCTACGAGCGGCCAAGCAACAACGCCATTCGCCGGTTTCAGGATCAACTTCACCATGCAGGCTTCAACGTCACCGTGCGCACGACCCGCGGCGAGGACATCGATGCGGCCTGTGGACAACTGGTAGGGCAGGTGCTGGATCGCACCCGTCGTAGCGAACGTTATATCGCCGTGCGCGAGTTGAGCGTCGACGCCGATATGCCGCAAAGCGCTGCGAATCGTACCTGA